From the Prosthecobacter dejongeii genome, one window contains:
- a CDS encoding DEAD/DEAH box helicase: MPDFATSLPGLLQSFDPRLRQEAERLADDDAIRGLDIVEDEVLAEVILDDRRVNVRWALEEDAWISESDCDEEPLHLLALCAALVAAQRRFARQAPNSTAPSLPPEETFQLMLERRLARQLTPEEEGYLSKLEKRFQRVRQSGQIYDQDMVRLHPRWSIQSVDPLALWPEPPVNLREFWEYVALALNERNLPAPSFLRNSVDLDAVRARLSAWRQERTLPLWRERIRTLLRSLSDAPPKQRRSCDLRLIITPSEARLQMRAGEDAAFRNVAGMELTSLESEYERGALTLPAAAELLLLTCVSQAGANPGDVCRFDLDTHSRWLGTLFQQPALQARLLTLDEMPFRRVSEPLRWSSTEEAETGQLRLELVQADGTPAPLPLRVMHGVEPLFLSVDTLFPGPLWFPEETRLDGPASIPINALATQDGIAFLEKLSLPLPADIAARIRHEPLQVQVRASCIARSHATSTEHAVFQVDAATPDGTVREVLRYAGWQPTENARPDDDNSIICRDRTALGLAEAALQDMRPVYDAEHEGFRVRLTKTFPDQFNNWAKGLPEGMSLTADDRLQSILADPLIARVRIEASQTANIDWFDLKMVFEVDGADLKAADIRRLISAKGGFVQLADGTWRRVKLELSEEQQAMMDQLGLDMDEFSNEAHRLHWRQLTGQGAKEIINPRAWQNLTQRMEEAKLEERPPVPEGLGVTLRPYQEEGFHFLSYLSLNKFGGILADDMGLGKTIQSITWILWLRSRYRNAWPCLVVCPKSVLDVWATEFGKAAPGLKVQVLRDKEELDLESLYKDYHVMVMNYAQLRGCIELLESVKWLAVILDEGQHIKNPDSKAAKAARMLKAESRLVLSGTPVENRLLDLWSLMTFAAPGALGDRNYFHRHFDRRKDAKASERLSARLKPFLLRRTKSQVAKDLPARSEEAMLCEMSGTQERLYREELAKAQHMVLTASGFEVLAQKRFAILQALTRLRQICCHPALVDKSAGDEDSAKLTSTLELIEGLHAEGHKVLLFSQFVTMLSIIRDNLDTMKIPHYWLTGSTNNRSEVVQSFQEDPDPCVFLLSLKAGGSGLNLTSASYVILYDPWWNPAVEAQAIDRAHRIGQTQPVMAYRMITKGTIEEKIMLLQQKKSLMSANILGEGGFSSTLEKSDFEFLFGLEAEEALRSED; encoded by the coding sequence ATGCCTGACTTCGCCACATCCCTCCCCGGTCTCCTTCAGTCTTTTGATCCACGCCTTCGACAGGAGGCGGAACGCCTCGCCGATGATGATGCCATTCGCGGGCTCGACATTGTGGAGGATGAAGTGCTGGCGGAGGTGATCTTAGACGACCGCCGCGTGAATGTACGCTGGGCCCTGGAGGAGGATGCGTGGATCTCTGAAAGCGATTGTGATGAAGAGCCTCTGCATCTCCTGGCCCTGTGCGCAGCCCTGGTAGCGGCGCAGCGCCGTTTCGCCCGTCAGGCACCGAATAGCACGGCCCCTTCCCTGCCCCCTGAGGAAACCTTTCAGCTCATGCTGGAGCGGCGGCTCGCCCGCCAGCTCACCCCGGAAGAAGAAGGCTACCTCAGCAAGCTGGAGAAACGCTTTCAGCGCGTACGCCAGAGCGGCCAGATTTATGATCAGGACATGGTGCGCCTGCACCCACGCTGGAGCATCCAGAGTGTGGACCCGCTGGCCCTGTGGCCTGAACCGCCCGTGAACCTGCGGGAATTCTGGGAATACGTGGCCCTGGCACTGAATGAGCGCAATCTCCCTGCCCCCTCCTTCCTGCGCAATAGCGTGGACCTGGATGCCGTGCGCGCCCGCCTCAGTGCCTGGCGTCAGGAGCGCACGCTGCCGCTGTGGCGCGAGCGCATCCGCACGCTCCTGCGCAGCCTCTCCGATGCCCCGCCGAAACAGCGCCGTAGCTGTGACCTACGCCTCATCATCACCCCCTCCGAAGCCCGCCTGCAAATGCGTGCAGGTGAAGACGCCGCCTTCCGCAATGTGGCAGGCATGGAGCTCACTTCTTTGGAGAGTGAATATGAACGCGGGGCGCTGACCCTGCCCGCTGCCGCAGAACTCCTGCTGCTGACTTGCGTCAGCCAGGCCGGGGCCAATCCGGGCGATGTCTGCCGTTTTGACCTGGATACGCACAGCCGCTGGCTGGGCACTCTTTTCCAGCAACCCGCCCTCCAGGCGCGCCTGCTGACGCTGGATGAAATGCCCTTCCGCCGCGTCAGTGAGCCGCTGCGCTGGTCCAGCACCGAAGAAGCTGAGACCGGGCAACTGCGGCTGGAACTCGTGCAGGCCGATGGCACACCCGCGCCCCTGCCGCTGCGCGTGATGCACGGGGTGGAGCCCCTCTTCCTCTCGGTGGATACCCTCTTCCCAGGCCCGCTTTGGTTCCCGGAAGAAACCCGTCTGGATGGCCCTGCCTCTATCCCGATCAACGCCCTCGCCACCCAGGATGGCATCGCCTTCCTGGAAAAGCTCAGCTTGCCCCTGCCGGCGGACATTGCAGCCCGCATCCGGCATGAGCCGCTGCAGGTGCAGGTGCGCGCCAGTTGCATCGCCCGTTCCCACGCCACCAGCACGGAGCACGCCGTCTTCCAGGTGGATGCCGCCACGCCCGATGGCACCGTCAGGGAAGTCCTCCGTTATGCAGGTTGGCAGCCGACGGAAAACGCCCGACCTGACGATGACAACAGCATCATCTGCCGCGATCGCACCGCCCTAGGTCTGGCCGAAGCAGCCCTGCAGGACATGCGCCCCGTGTATGATGCCGAGCACGAAGGCTTCCGCGTGCGCCTGACCAAGACCTTTCCCGACCAGTTTAACAACTGGGCCAAGGGCCTCCCCGAAGGCATGAGCCTGACAGCAGATGATCGCCTGCAATCCATCCTGGCAGATCCCCTCATCGCCCGTGTGCGCATCGAGGCCTCCCAAACAGCGAACATTGACTGGTTTGACCTGAAGATGGTCTTTGAAGTGGACGGTGCCGACCTGAAAGCCGCAGACATCCGCCGTCTCATCTCCGCAAAGGGTGGCTTCGTGCAGCTAGCCGATGGCACCTGGCGCCGCGTGAAGCTGGAACTCAGCGAAGAACAGCAGGCCATGATGGACCAACTGGGTCTGGACATGGATGAATTCAGCAATGAGGCGCATCGCCTGCACTGGCGCCAGCTCACCGGCCAGGGCGCCAAAGAAATCATCAACCCACGTGCATGGCAGAATCTGACCCAGCGCATGGAAGAGGCGAAGTTGGAGGAGCGCCCTCCAGTGCCAGAAGGTCTGGGTGTGACCTTGCGCCCTTACCAAGAAGAGGGCTTCCACTTCCTCTCCTACCTCAGCTTGAACAAATTTGGTGGCATCTTGGCTGATGACATGGGTCTGGGTAAAACCATCCAGAGCATCACCTGGATCCTGTGGCTGCGCAGTCGCTACCGCAATGCCTGGCCCTGCCTGGTCGTGTGCCCGAAATCAGTGCTAGATGTGTGGGCCACTGAATTCGGCAAAGCTGCCCCTGGCCTGAAAGTGCAAGTGCTGCGGGACAAAGAAGAGCTGGACCTGGAAAGCCTGTATAAGGACTACCACGTCATGGTGATGAACTACGCACAGCTCCGTGGCTGCATCGAACTGCTGGAATCTGTCAAATGGCTGGCCGTCATCCTGGATGAAGGGCAGCACATCAAGAACCCGGACAGCAAGGCCGCCAAGGCTGCGCGCATGCTGAAAGCGGAAAGCCGTCTCGTCCTCAGCGGCACACCCGTAGAGAACCGTTTGTTAGACCTGTGGAGCCTCATGACCTTCGCGGCTCCGGGTGCCCTGGGAGATCGCAATTACTTCCACCGTCACTTTGACCGCCGCAAGGATGCCAAGGCTAGCGAGCGCCTCTCCGCCCGTTTGAAACCCTTCTTGTTACGGCGCACGAAGTCCCAGGTGGCCAAAGACCTGCCTGCGCGCAGTGAGGAAGCCATGCTGTGTGAAATGAGCGGCACGCAGGAGCGGCTGTATCGTGAAGAACTGGCGAAGGCCCAGCACATGGTGCTCACCGCCTCCGGCTTTGAAGTCCTGGCGCAAAAACGTTTCGCCATCCTGCAGGCTCTCACCCGCCTGCGCCAGATCTGCTGTCACCCCGCCCTGGTGGATAAATCCGCCGGTGATGAAGACAGCGCCAAGCTGACCTCCACCCTGGAACTCATCGAAGGCCTCCATGCCGAAGGGCACAAGGTGCTGCTTTTCAGCCAGTTCGTCACCATGCTGAGCATCATCCGGGATAACCTGGATACGATGAAAATCCCGCACTACTGGCTCACCGGCAGCACGAACAATCGTTCCGAAGTGGTCCAGAGCTTCCAGGAAGATCCAGACCCATGCGTCTTCCTCCTGTCTCTGAAGGCAGGCGGCAGCGGTCTGAACCTCACCTCCGCCAGCTACGTCATCCTTTACGATCCATGGTGGAACCCTGCCGTGGAAGCCCAGGCCATTGACCGTGCTCACCGCATCGGCCAGACCCAGCCCGTGATGGCCTACCGAATGATCACCAAAGGCACCATCGAAGAAAAAATCATGCTTCTGCAGCAGAAGAAGAGCCTCATGTCCGCCAATATCTTGGGCGAAGGTGGCTTCTCCAGCACGCTGGAAAAATCCGACTTCGAGTTCCTCTTTGGCCTGGAAGCCGAAGAAGCGCTACGCTCCGAAGACTGA
- a CDS encoding helix-turn-helix transcriptional regulator: MKIPPQETTFLRNLYATPADWQRDLFYSVVRAGHLHAGVEHRIQRETYPGHELILCLSGQGWVQVAGKKHEVGPQQLVWVNCHHPHAYGAVSKDPWEVYWVRAEGRSLDRISQLLEVRSMPVFAGFDAGQAAMEFGRSFDYLEGNRPCDAAHVNAAVSSIIAMAFDARLSDPDLIRPDLPMPVQKALEKMRLYFHQPIRVVELAQLAGMSESHFSRQFKAAIGTSPIDWLRRERINQAKRRLIESDDPVKEIARQVGYADQFFFSKDFKRMTKLTPTQFREEERQS, encoded by the coding sequence ATGAAAATCCCCCCTCAAGAGACCACTTTTCTCAGGAATCTCTACGCCACTCCAGCGGATTGGCAGAGAGACTTGTTTTATTCCGTGGTCCGGGCAGGGCACTTGCACGCGGGGGTAGAGCACCGCATCCAGCGAGAAACCTACCCAGGGCATGAACTCATCCTTTGCCTCAGTGGCCAGGGTTGGGTGCAGGTGGCGGGGAAAAAACATGAGGTGGGCCCGCAGCAACTGGTGTGGGTGAACTGCCACCACCCCCACGCTTACGGGGCCGTTTCCAAAGATCCGTGGGAGGTTTATTGGGTGCGGGCGGAGGGGCGCTCGCTCGACCGCATCTCCCAACTGCTGGAGGTGCGCTCCATGCCCGTGTTTGCTGGCTTCGATGCGGGGCAAGCTGCCATGGAATTTGGGCGCAGCTTTGATTATCTAGAGGGCAATCGCCCCTGTGATGCCGCCCATGTCAATGCAGCCGTCTCGTCCATCATCGCTATGGCGTTCGATGCTCGTTTGTCAGATCCAGATCTCATCCGCCCAGACCTACCCATGCCGGTGCAAAAGGCGCTGGAGAAAATGCGCCTCTACTTTCACCAACCCATCCGCGTGGTGGAACTGGCGCAGCTCGCAGGCATGAGCGAAAGCCACTTCAGCCGCCAGTTTAAGGCCGCCATCGGCACCAGCCCCATCGACTGGCTGCGCCGCGAGCGTATCAACCAGGCGAAGCGCCGCCTCATCGAGTCCGACGACCCCGTCAAAGAAATCGCCCGCCAAGTCGGCTACGCTGACCAGTTCTTTTTCAGCAAAGACTTCAAACGCATGACAAAACTCACGCCGACTCAGTTCCGTGAAGAAGAGCGGCAGAGTTGA
- a CDS encoding Maf family protein has translation MISLPPPPLVLASQSPRRIALMREAGYTFDILVPDVEEAHDASLTPEDLTVENARRKAAAGAALRPEALVIGADTLVYVDEDPLGKPKDLDEALAMMRRLSGRQHQVCTGVYLAREGGSAGLGFHVITEVTFKPLTDTLIQAYHARVNPLDKAGAYGIQECSEMILDHYEGSWTNVMGLPMEKLVEVLGKVGPT, from the coding sequence ATGATCTCCCTCCCCCCGCCGCCGCTGGTGCTGGCCTCTCAGTCCCCCCGGCGCATCGCGCTGATGCGAGAAGCAGGCTACACGTTTGATATCCTGGTTCCTGATGTAGAAGAAGCCCACGATGCCAGCCTGACCCCGGAGGACCTAACGGTGGAAAACGCCCGGCGCAAAGCCGCTGCTGGAGCCGCCCTGAGACCGGAGGCCCTGGTCATCGGCGCAGATACCCTCGTTTATGTGGATGAAGATCCATTAGGCAAACCGAAAGATTTAGACGAAGCCCTGGCCATGATGCGTCGCCTCTCTGGCCGCCAGCATCAGGTCTGCACAGGCGTCTATCTCGCCCGCGAAGGCGGCAGCGCGGGACTCGGTTTCCACGTCATCACCGAGGTCACCTTCAAACCGCTGACGGATACGCTCATCCAGGCCTATCACGCCCGTGTGAACCCGCTGGACAAAGCCGGTGCTTATGGCATCCAGGAATGCAGTGAGATGATCCTCGACCACTACGAAGGCTCCTGGACCAACGTCATGGGTCTGCCCATGGAAAAGCTGGTGGAGGTGCTGGGAAAGGTGGGCCCTACCTGA
- a CDS encoding YgdI/YgdR family lipoprotein: protein MTLLQRTLSIVALASLLASCQSTSSYKITLKDGRQYLCKGRPQFQGKTGYYRYKTFQDRDSLLRADEVLMIEEQGT, encoded by the coding sequence ATGACCCTGCTCCAGCGTACCCTCAGCATCGTCGCCCTGGCCTCCCTTTTGGCCAGTTGCCAGTCCACCAGCAGTTATAAGATCACGCTCAAAGATGGCCGCCAATACCTGTGCAAAGGCCGCCCACAGTTTCAGGGAAAAACCGGCTACTATCGCTACAAGACCTTTCAAGATCGGGACTCGCTGCTACGGGCCGATGAAGTGCTCATGATCGAAGAACAAGGCACATGA
- a CDS encoding class I SAM-dependent methyltransferase, with the protein MSAATFLHEFVRNWKTVGAVAPSSAALASRMMESAEVGKARHVLELGPGTGAFTEAILDSMPHGSSYLGIELNETFVTQLKTRFPTMNFHIAGAQEFDFASYLADREPFDVIVSGLPWTAFPRGLQEAILGNVLPHLRDGGRFATFAYYGFHRLPSGQRFRGLLHDLLPGVETSRVVWGNVPPAFVYVARK; encoded by the coding sequence ATGTCCGCCGCCACTTTTCTGCATGAATTCGTCCGTAATTGGAAGACCGTCGGCGCGGTGGCACCTTCCAGCGCCGCTTTGGCCTCCCGCATGATGGAATCTGCCGAAGTGGGCAAGGCCCGCCATGTGCTGGAACTGGGCCCCGGTACCGGCGCTTTCACAGAGGCCATTTTGGATTCCATGCCTCATGGTTCCAGCTACCTGGGCATTGAGCTGAATGAGACCTTTGTCACTCAGCTCAAGACGCGTTTTCCCACCATGAACTTCCACATCGCGGGGGCGCAGGAGTTTGATTTCGCCAGTTACTTGGCGGATCGCGAGCCCTTTGATGTCATCGTCAGTGGTCTGCCGTGGACAGCTTTCCCACGCGGGTTGCAGGAGGCGATTTTGGGCAACGTGCTGCCGCATTTGCGTGATGGTGGGCGCTTCGCTACCTTCGCCTACTACGGCTTTCATCGGCTGCCCAGTGGTCAGCGTTTCCGAGGCCTGCTGCATGACCTCCTGCCCGGGGTGGAAACCAGCCGTGTGGTGTGGGGCAATGTGCCGCCGGCGTTTGTTTACGTGGCGCGTAAGTAA
- a CDS encoding DEAD/DEAH box helicase, translating into MPLALDASLSDVPGLSSRVVKALAKEQVMTVGEIVNWLPFRHEDRRQMEGATFQVSELPACYQVQVTKTGNKYFGARRGAGLFEAQVEPIGGAAMGGLLTLRWWNMPFMSRAIAEGQELIIYGKVKEYKDRLLMDHPEYEVLGDEEETTRIHSGRITPVYRLKSGVTQKTLRTATWHVMQSLGEDFTRDLLPPPSQQGEFAGWSRARAIKAVHFTETMEDLEKARRYLALEEFYGYQLRVVRRRRAVLESGGHAHAAGPLAQEFEASLPFQMTGAQKRSLEEIQRDMASNAPMNRLLHGDVGSGKTVVAFAAMLGAVEAGKQAAMMAPTQILAEQHFLTARKWLEPLGLNVSLRTGTRAEDGGTELWSARVPQAVSRVSRETVLKTAREVHYAKRRLPHFERPWGKYFLTFTTALRRPLPPEARKLALEAVLHFHGQRYQLYAACVMPDHVHLLLEPGVKNRDPETGDPVFYPLGELLHSIKSFSSKAILKLGWEDARVWEKETFDRLIRSEADLQETFGYIVSNPREEGLVTHAQEYEWLWPPLDGVPRDAELSTRDACAPCKKGPEIVIGTHALLHDEELVRNLGLVVIDEQHKFGVAQRARLIQKGNTPDVLVMTATPIPRTLTLTIYGDLDVSTIDERPKERGKIITKVRPATKQKEAAKFLKEQLEEGRQGYLVYPLIEESEKLDATAAKKGHEEWTKLLPHFQVGLLHGKLSSEEKELVMRDFRAGKLDVLVSTTVIEVGVDVPNATVMYIHNAERFGLAQLHQLRGRIGRGEHTSYCVLFVKDKDEEAKSRLAIMEETTDGFRISEEDLKRRGPGDVLGKAQSGQAPLKFAELLADTRLVRLARQLAEKTLDEDPQMQAPRLAELRPFVFQEDTPQAMMQ; encoded by the coding sequence ATGCCCCTCGCTCTAGACGCCTCCCTTTCTGATGTTCCCGGCCTGTCCTCCCGGGTGGTGAAGGCACTGGCCAAGGAGCAAGTCATGACGGTGGGAGAGATCGTGAACTGGCTGCCCTTCCGCCATGAAGACCGGCGGCAGATGGAGGGGGCCACCTTTCAGGTCAGTGAACTGCCTGCCTGCTACCAGGTGCAGGTGACGAAAACGGGGAACAAATACTTCGGTGCCCGGCGCGGGGCGGGGCTGTTTGAGGCGCAGGTGGAGCCCATCGGCGGCGCGGCCATGGGTGGTCTGCTGACGCTGCGCTGGTGGAACATGCCGTTCATGAGCCGGGCCATCGCGGAGGGTCAAGAACTGATCATCTACGGCAAGGTCAAGGAGTACAAGGATCGCCTGCTGATGGATCACCCGGAGTATGAGGTGCTGGGGGATGAAGAGGAAACCACTCGCATCCACAGTGGCCGGATCACGCCAGTGTATCGGCTGAAATCAGGCGTGACCCAGAAGACGCTGCGCACGGCGACCTGGCATGTCATGCAGTCGCTGGGCGAGGACTTTACCCGCGATCTTTTACCGCCTCCGAGCCAGCAGGGAGAGTTCGCCGGCTGGAGCCGTGCGCGGGCCATCAAGGCGGTGCATTTCACGGAGACGATGGAGGACCTGGAGAAGGCCCGTCGTTACCTGGCCCTGGAGGAGTTTTATGGCTATCAACTGCGGGTGGTGCGGCGGAGGCGCGCGGTGTTAGAATCCGGCGGTCACGCACATGCAGCCGGCCCACTGGCGCAGGAGTTTGAGGCCTCCCTGCCCTTTCAAATGACGGGCGCGCAGAAGCGCTCGCTGGAAGAGATCCAACGCGACATGGCCAGCAACGCGCCGATGAATCGCCTCCTGCACGGGGATGTGGGCAGTGGCAAAACGGTGGTGGCTTTTGCGGCCATGCTTGGCGCGGTGGAGGCGGGCAAACAAGCCGCCATGATGGCCCCCACGCAGATTCTGGCCGAGCAGCATTTCCTCACCGCACGCAAGTGGCTGGAGCCACTGGGCCTGAATGTTTCTCTACGCACCGGAACGAGGGCAGAGGATGGGGGGACTGAGCTATGGAGCGCACGCGTCCCGCAGGCTGTTTCACGCGTCTCGCGGGAAACCGTTCTCAAGACCGCCCGCGAGGTACACTATGCCAAACGACGCCTCCCCCACTTCGAGCGTCCTTGGGGGAAGTATTTTCTAACGTTTACAACGGCATTGAGAAGACCCTTGCCACCGGAGGCCCGCAAGCTTGCTCTTGAGGCAGTGCTGCATTTCCATGGGCAGCGCTACCAACTGTATGCGGCCTGTGTGATGCCTGATCATGTACATTTGCTTTTGGAACCAGGGGTGAAAAATCGTGACCCCGAGACAGGTGATCCAGTGTTTTATCCATTGGGCGAACTGCTGCATTCCATCAAATCTTTTAGCTCGAAAGCCATCCTAAAATTGGGGTGGGAAGACGCGCGTGTTTGGGAAAAGGAGACCTTTGACAGGCTCATTCGTTCTGAGGCAGACCTGCAAGAGACCTTTGGGTACATCGTTAGCAATCCTCGTGAGGAAGGCCTCGTCACTCATGCGCAGGAGTATGAGTGGTTATGGCCTCCCTTGGACGGAGTTCCGCGGGACGCAGAACTCAGCACGCGAGACGCGTGCGCTCCATGTAAAAAAGGCCCGGAAATCGTCATTGGCACGCATGCGCTGCTGCATGACGAGGAACTGGTGCGGAACCTGGGTTTGGTGGTGATTGATGAGCAGCACAAATTTGGCGTGGCCCAGCGTGCGCGTTTGATTCAGAAGGGCAATACGCCGGATGTGCTGGTAATGACAGCCACGCCCATTCCCCGCACCCTCACCTTGACAATCTATGGGGACTTGGATGTCTCCACCATTGATGAGCGGCCCAAAGAGCGCGGCAAGATCATCACCAAAGTGCGCCCGGCCACGAAGCAAAAGGAAGCCGCCAAATTTCTGAAAGAACAACTGGAGGAAGGCCGCCAAGGCTACCTCGTGTACCCACTTATCGAAGAGTCTGAAAAGCTGGATGCGACAGCGGCCAAAAAAGGCCATGAGGAATGGACAAAACTTTTACCACACTTCCAGGTAGGCCTACTGCACGGAAAACTGAGTAGCGAAGAGAAAGAGCTGGTGATGCGGGACTTCCGCGCTGGCAAGCTGGATGTGCTGGTCTCCACCACCGTCATCGAGGTGGGTGTGGATGTTCCGAATGCCACGGTGATGTACATTCACAATGCCGAGCGATTTGGCCTCGCGCAGTTACATCAGTTGCGCGGCCGCATTGGCCGTGGTGAGCACACCTCTTACTGCGTGCTCTTTGTGAAGGATAAAGATGAGGAGGCGAAATCCCGCCTAGCTATCATGGAAGAGACCACGGATGGATTTCGCATCTCGGAGGAAGACCTGAAGCGCCGGGGGCCGGGAGATGTGCTGGGCAAAGCCCAGAGCGGGCAAGCACCGCTGAAATTCGCCGAGCTGCTGGCAGATACCCGCCTGGTGCGGCTGGCGCGCCAACTCGCAGAAAAAACCCTGGATGAAGACCCCCAAATGCAGGCCCCGCGACTGGCAGAGCTGCGGCCCTTTGTGTTCCAGGAAGACACCCCGCAGGCGATGATGCAGTGA
- a CDS encoding histone deacetylase family protein: MTTGLHLAPHYTDHDPGPGHPESPARYTAILKALGSSGLLPKLASIPSRQAEMPEMELCHPRHYIELARDEVAAGLDTLSTGDTQICEKSYTVATHAVGAVLNAVDAVMTGKLSRAFCAVRPPGHHARPAQGMGFCLFNNIAVGARHAQKKHNAARVAIVDWDVHHGNGTQDIFYDDGSVLFASTHQSPWYPGTGAREETGAGKGLGTTLNFPFAAGAGMKHIGAAFQDHLLPALARFKPDLIMISAGFDSRVDDPLGHFKLTDDDFAQLTRWLMVAADEHCQGRLISVLEGGYNLTGLASAVTSHVGALVGD; this comes from the coding sequence ATGACCACCGGCCTGCACCTCGCCCCTCACTACACGGATCACGATCCCGGCCCTGGCCATCCGGAAAGCCCCGCCCGGTACACCGCCATTCTGAAGGCTCTAGGCTCCTCCGGCCTGCTGCCAAAGCTGGCCTCCATCCCCAGTCGCCAAGCGGAGATGCCTGAAATGGAACTCTGCCATCCGCGCCACTACATTGAACTGGCTCGGGATGAAGTCGCCGCTGGGCTGGATACCCTCAGCACTGGCGATACCCAGATCTGCGAAAAGAGCTACACCGTGGCTACCCATGCCGTGGGGGCTGTGCTGAATGCTGTGGATGCCGTCATGACGGGCAAACTTAGCCGCGCCTTTTGCGCCGTGCGTCCTCCTGGCCACCACGCCCGGCCTGCTCAGGGCATGGGCTTTTGCCTGTTTAATAACATCGCCGTCGGCGCCCGCCACGCGCAGAAAAAACACAACGCTGCCAGGGTGGCCATCGTGGATTGGGATGTCCATCATGGCAATGGCACCCAGGACATCTTCTACGATGACGGCAGCGTGCTCTTTGCCAGCACCCATCAGTCACCCTGGTACCCCGGCACTGGCGCGCGGGAAGAAACGGGCGCGGGGAAAGGCCTGGGTACCACCCTGAATTTCCCCTTTGCTGCCGGGGCCGGTATGAAACATATCGGTGCAGCGTTTCAAGATCACCTGCTGCCCGCGCTCGCTCGCTTCAAGCCCGATCTCATCATGATCTCCGCCGGCTTTGACTCCCGCGTGGACGATCCTCTCGGCCATTTCAAACTCACCGATGACGACTTTGCGCAGCTCACCCGCTGGCTCATGGTCGCTGCGGATGAGCACTGCCAAGGCCGCCTCATCTCCGTCCTCGAAGGAGGTTACAATCTCACCGGTTTGGCCAGTGCCGTGACCTCGCATGTGGGAGCGTTGGTCGGAGACTAA
- a CDS encoding AbrB/MazE/SpoVT family DNA-binding domain-containing protein: protein MNATFTIDDGGRINLPETLKKAFGLKPGTRLRAEVTKDRIEIVKDLSVIEGTSWSPNGRLVLALTGIATDSAKAVREEREELADRALRR from the coding sequence ATGAACGCGACATTTACGATTGATGACGGAGGACGTATCAATCTACCTGAAACACTTAAGAAAGCCTTCGGCTTGAAACCTGGCACCCGGTTGCGAGCAGAGGTTACCAAGGACCGAATTGAAATCGTAAAAGACCTTTCAGTCATCGAAGGAACCTCTTGGTCGCCGAACGGACGCCTTGTTCTAGCGCTAACAGGCATTGCCACAGATTCGGCAAAGGCAGTTCGTGAAGAACGGGAAGAATTAGCTGACCGAGCTTTAAGGCGATGA